In the genome of Triticum urartu cultivar G1812 chromosome 5, Tu2.1, whole genome shotgun sequence, one region contains:
- the LOC125507794 gene encoding 30S ribosomal protein S17-like: MKPVVGIVVSNKMQKSVVVAVDRLFHNKVYNRYVKRTSKFMAHDEAEGCNIGDRVRLDPSRPLSKNKHWIVAGVLRRAKMYVPPPPAPKASAATTQQSSSKSSV; the protein is encoded by the exons ATGAAGCCAGTGGTGGGTATCGTGGTGTCGAACAAGATGCAGAAGTCGGTGGTGGTGGCGGTCGACCGCCTCTTCCACAACAAGGTGTACAACCGCTACGTCAAGCGCACCTCCAAGTTCATGGCGCACGACGAGGCCGAGGGCTGCAACATCGGCGACAGG GTTAGGCTGGATCCTTCTAGGCCATTGAGCAAAAACAAGCATTGGATTGTTGCCGGGGTTCTTCGAAGAGCTAAGATGTATGTTCCACCGCCACCTGCACCAAAAGCTTCTGCTGCTACAACTCAACAAAGTAGCAGCAAGTCATCTGTTTGA
- the LOC125507793 gene encoding homeobox-leucine zipper protein HOX33, which produces MTRHRPWPPSHPPPPPHPHPLRAAAAAATGSGGGKKMARLSPGAAAPQVDTGKYVRYTPEQVEALERVYNECPKPSSLRRQQIIRDCPILCNIEPKQIKVWFQNRRCREKQRKESSRMQTVNRKLTAMNKLLMEENDRLQKQVSRLVYENASVKSLKTKIHKASAATTDTSCESVVTSGQQQALAAPRPQRDANNPAGLLAIGEETLTAFLSKATGTAVEWVQMMGMKPGPDSIGIIAVSHNCIGVAARACGLVSLEPTKVAEILKDRPSWYRDCRCVDILHVFPTGNGGTIELIYMQTYAPTTLAAPRDFWTLRYTCGLDDGSLVICERSLTQSTGGPSGPNTPGFIRAEVLPSGYLIRPCEGGGSMIHIVDHVDLDAWSVPEVLRPLYESPKIVAQKMTIAALRHIRQIAHESSGEIPYGAGRQPAVLRTFSQRLSRGFNDAVSGFPDDGWSLLTSDGAEDITITVNSSPNKLVGSHISPSPLFSAIGGGILCAKASMLVQDVPPALLVRFLREHRSEWADPGVDAYSAASLRASPYAVPGLRAGGFMGNQVILPLAHTLEHEEFLEVLRLEGHGFSHDEVLLARDMYLLQLCSGVDENASGACAQLVFAPIDESFADDAPLLPSGFRVIPLDTKTDVPSATRTLDLASALEVGSGGALRGSGDSPGGCSTRSVLTIAFQFSFENHLRESVAAMARQYVRAVMASVQRVAMAIAPSRLGSQIQLKHPPGSPEALTLASWIGRSYRAHTGEEIRWSDTEEADSPLKLLWNHSDAILCCSLKPAPMFTFGNNAALDMLETTLVNLQDISLEAILDDEGRKALCAEFSKVMQQGFAYLPGGVCKSSMGRQASYEQAVAWKVVGDDVAGAPHCLAFMFVNWTFL; this is translated from the exons ATGACGCGCCACCGTCCTTGGCCTCCTTCccaccctcctcctcctcctcaccctcATCCTCTTcgggcagcagcagcagcagcgaccGGCAGCGGCGGCGGGAAGAAGATGGCGAGGCTCTCcccgggggcggcggcgccgcAGGTGGACACGGGCAAGTACGTCCGCTACACGCCGGAGCAGGTGGAGGCGCTGGAGCGCGTCTACAACGAGTGCCCCAAGCCCAGCTCCCTCCGCCGCCAGCAGATCATCCGGGACTGCCCCATCCTCTGCAACATCGAGCCCAAGCAGATCAAGGTCTGGTTCCAGAACCGAAG GTGCCGGGAGAAGCAGCGCAAGGAGTCCTCCCGCATGCAGACGGTGAACCGGAAGCTCACCGCGATGAACAAGCTGCTGATGGAGGAGAATGACCGGCTGCAGAAGCAGGTGTCTCGTCTCGTCTACGAGAACGCGTCGGTCAAGAGTCTCAAGACTAAGATCCACAAG GCTTCTGCGGCCACCACGGACACGAGCTGCGAGTCTGTGGTGACGAGTGGTCAGCAGCAAGCCCTAGCAGCCCCGCGTCCGCAGAGGGATGCGAACAACCCAGCTGG TCTTCTCGCAATCGGTGAAGAGACCTTGACAGCGTTCCTGTCCAAGGCGACCGGAACTGCTGTCGAATGGGTGCAAATGATGGGAATGAAG CCTGGTCCGGATTCCATTGGAATCATCGCTGTTTCGCACAATTGTATTGGCGTAGCAGCCCGAGCTTGCGGTCTTGTGAGCCTTGAGCCCACAAAG GTTGCCGAGATCCTCAAGGATCGTCCATCTTGGTATCGCGACTGTCGTTGCGTTGATATCCTCCATGTTTTCCCTACGGGTAATGGTGGAACTATCGAGCTAATCTACATGCAG ACTTATGCACCAACGACTTTGGCGGCACCACGCGACTTCTGGACACTCCGCTACACCTGCGGACTTGATGATGGCAGCCTTGTG ATCTGTGAAAGGTCATTGACTCAGTCCACGGGTGGTCCATCTGGGCCTAACACTCCTGGTTTTATCAGAGCCGAGGTGCTCCCTAGTGGTTATCTGATTCGACCATGCGAGGGAGGTGGCTCCATGATCCACATTGTGGATCATGTTGATTTGGAT GCTTGGAGTGTGCCTGAAGTCCTTAGACCGCTCTATGAATCTCCAAAGATCGTTGCACAGAAGATGACTATTGCG GCATTGCGACACATCAGGCAAATCGCGCATGAATCAAGTGGTGAAATCCCCTATGGTGCTGGGCGCCAGCCTGCAGTTCTCAGAACCTTCAGTCAAAGGCTCAGCAG AGGCTTCAACGATGCTGTGAGTGGATTTCCAGATGATGGTTGGTCTTTGTTGACGAGTGATGGTGCTGAGGATATTACCATCACAGTAAATTCATCGCCAAACAAGCTTGTCGGATCCCACATCAGCCCTTCACCGCTCTTTTCTGCCATCGGAGGTGGCATTTTGTGTGCGAAGGCATCAATGCTAGTGCAG GATGTCCCTCCTGCTTTACTTGTGCGATTTCTGAGGGAGCATCGCTCGGAATGGGCTGATCCTGGTGTTGATGCTTATTCTGCTGCCTCTTTGAGGGCCAGCCCATACGCAGTTCCAGGATTAAGAGCTGGTGGATTCATGGGAAATCAGGTTATACTGCCACTCGCGCACACGTTGGAGCATGAAGAG TTCCTTGAGGTCCTTAGGCTGGAAGGACATGGTTTTAGCCATGATGAGGTGCTTCTTGCGCGAGATATGTACCTTCTGCAG CTTTGCAGCGGTGTTGATGAGAACGCTTCAGGCGCTTGCGCGCAGCTTGTCTTTGCACCTATTGATGAATCTTTTGCTGATGATGCACCGCTGCTACCCTCGGGCTTCCGTGTCATACCACTGGACACAAAGACG GATGTCCCATCTGCCACACGCACACTCGACCTGGCGTCTGCCCTTGAGGTTGGATCTGGTGGAGCATTGCGTGGTTCTGGTGACTCTCCTGGTGGATGCAGCACGAGGTCGGTGCTGACCATCGCCTTCCAGTTCTCATTCGAGAACCACCTCCGTGAAAGCGTGGCAGCAATGGCAAGGCAGTACGTGAGGGCTGTGATGGCATCCGTTCAGAGGGTGGCCATGGCAATAGCTCCTTCCCGCCTAGGCTCGCAGATCCAACTGAAGCACCCTCCAGGCTCCCCTGAGGCGCTTACACTTGCTAGCTGGATTGGCAGGAGCTACAG GGCTCACACTGGAGAAGAGATCCGTTGGTCGGACACTGAAGAAGCAGATTCTCCCCTGAAGCTTCTGTGGAACCACAGTGACGCGATACTCTGCTGCTCTCTGAAG CCTGCTCCTATGTTCACCTTCGGCAACAACGCGGCCCTGGACATGCTGGAGACGACTCTGGTGAACCTGCAGGACATCTCGCTGGAGGCGATCCTGGACGACGAGGGGCGCAAGGCCCTGTGCGCCGAGTTCTCCAAGGTCATGCAGCAG GGTTTCGCGTACCTCCCTGGTGGGGTGTGCAAGTCGAGCATGGGGCGGCAGGCGTCGTACGAGCAGGCGGTGGCGTGGAAGGTGGTGGGCGACGACGTGGCGGGCGCCCCGCACTGCCTCGCCTTCATGTTCGTCAACTGGACCTTCCTGTGA